CTACCTTTAGTAGTAAAATAAGTAATAGGGAAAGCGTAATTTTTGGCATAGCAGCACTCGTCTTATTTAATAAAATGATTAGGATGAAAGGTTACTTTGAAACTTTCAGCCCATATAGTCTGCTAAATGCTATTTAGATTACAATTAATGCCAGGAAAATATAAAATTAAAGCTGTGATTAAGAATTCTTTTTCAGTAGTACTTCAATTTTTGAAAGTTCATCATCAGAAAATTCAAGATTAGATAACGCATCTATATTGTTCTGAAGCTGTTCAACTTTACTCACCCCAACTAATACCGAAGTCACCCTGTGATCTTTTAGCAACCAGCTAATAGCCATTTGCGCAAGACTTTGACCACGCTCTTTTGCAAGCGTATTTAATTGCTTAACCGTATTTATGAGATCTTCTGTAATTCGATCCTCAGAGAGATACATAGAATTAGCAGCGCGTGAATCTTTTGGGATTCCGTTGAGGTATTTATCTGTTAATAATCCTTGCTGTAAAGGTGAAAAAACCACACTTCCCAGACCGGTCTCATCTAACGCATCTAGCAAACCATCTTCAACCCAGCGGTCTAACATATTGTATCTGGGCTGATGCACGAGAAAAGGTGTTCCCAGCTGCTTTAAAATCGCTGCCGCTTCACGCGTACGTGCTGCACCATAATTAGAAATACCTACATAAAGTGCTTTTCCAGATCGTACAATCTGATCTAGCGCACCCATGGTTTCTTCAAGCGGTGTCTCTAAATCTGGACGGTGATGGTAAAATATATCTACGTACTCTAAGCCCATACGCTTTAATGATTGATCGCAACTGGCGATTAAATATTTTCGCGACCCAAAATCTCCATAAGGTCCGGGCCACATATCATAACCAGCTTTTGATGAAATGATAAGTTCATCCCGATACGGTTTAAAATCTTCTTTAAAAATCTGACCAAAATTAGTCTCTGCAGAACCATACGGCGGACCATAATTATTAGCGAGATCAAAATGCGTAATCCCTTTATCAAATGCGGTTCTTAAAATTGATCTTCCGTTTGTGAAATCTGCTGAATTACCAAAGTTATGCCACAATCCCAGAGAAATCATAGGCAACTTAATTCCGCTCCTTCCACAACGGCGATAGCGCATAGTTTCATAGCGTTTGTCTGGAGCCAAATATTTAGAAGTCACATTCATAGCGGTTGAGTTTAAAGGAAAGTTTCAGTAAAAATAAGCTAATTAGACCTCCTAGTTGAACAATAAAAGTCGTTTCAAAATTAGGTTTTACATAGGCTAATCTGTTAATTATATATTAAAATAACTAATCAAACAACTGACTATCAAATTAATGAATAAATGTAATAATTATCTATTTAAATTAAGTCTAAATAAGTTTTGTTGTTTACAAAATCACAAATACATTTGCCCTTCAAAATTATATTAATTTAATCTAAATAACAATGCGTAACATTATAGGTGTTTTTCTCTTTACGCTAATCACTATTCAGGCCTCAGCTCAAACTGCGCAATTACAGGGTTTAGTTCAAAATTCTGCAGCTCAACCTTTAGAAGGAGCAACTATAGATGTAGGGAGAACTAATCTAGGGACTACAACAGATTTTAATGGAAATTTTTTACTTGATCAAATCCCAGCGGGTAACTACCGTATTACAATTTCTTACATAGGTTTTAAAACAAAATATTTAAATCTCACACTTGCCAATGGAGAAACTAAAAAACTTGGCGTACTAACGTTGCAGGAAAATCAGGAACAACTTGCAGCGGTAAGTATTAATGGCATAAAACACAATAAGTTTAATAGAGAGATGAGTATGAGTGTTTCTAAGATGCCCCTTGCCAATATCGAAAATCCTCAGGTCTATACGAGTATAACTTCAGCTTTATTAAAAGAGCAGGTAATTACTAACTTTGATGATGCGCTTAAAAATGCTCCCGGTATAGATAAGCTTTGGGAATCTACGGGTCGTGGCAGCGATGGTGCCGGCTATTTTTCGCTGCGCGGTTTTGCAACACAACCTAATCTCGTAAATAGTCTTCCTGCACTAACTAACGGAAGTCCTGACCCTGCAAATATTGAACATATAGATGTGATTAAAGGTCCTTCAGGAACACTTTATGGTAGCAGTTTAGTTTCTTATGGTGGACTTATAAATATTACTACTAAAAAACCGTTTTTCGGTTTTGGGGGTACATTGTCATACACCGCCGGTAGTTATGGTCTTAATAGGGTTACTGCAGATGTGAACACTTTATTAAGTCAGGACAAAAACATCGCCTTACGCGTAAATACCGCTTATCACACTCAAAACAGTTATCAGGATGCAGGTTTTAAGAAGTCGTTTTTCTTTGCTCCCTCATTAGCTTACCGTGTAAATGACCGCCTCTCATTTAGTCTAAATACTGAATTTTATAATGGAAAAAGCACCAACCAAACTATGCTTTTTCTTGACCGTGCTGCACCCCTTAGTGTGCATACTATTGAAGAGCTTGGTTATGATATCAACCGCTCCTATACCGGTAATGACTTGTATATACAAACTCCAACGTATAGTCTTCAGGCACAGATGAATTATAAATTAGATGATAATTGGACCTCTCAGACTGCTTTCTCGAGTTCGTCGTCAAAATCTGATGGCTATTACTCCTATTTATATGAAGGAACACAGTATACCACACTCGATGAGGGTATTAGTCTTTCC
The sequence above is a segment of the Leeuwenhoekiella sp. MAR_2009_132 genome. Coding sequences within it:
- the mgrA gene encoding L-glyceraldehyde 3-phosphate reductase; amino-acid sequence: MNVTSKYLAPDKRYETMRYRRCGRSGIKLPMISLGLWHNFGNSADFTNGRSILRTAFDKGITHFDLANNYGPPYGSAETNFGQIFKEDFKPYRDELIISSKAGYDMWPGPYGDFGSRKYLIASCDQSLKRMGLEYVDIFYHHRPDLETPLEETMGALDQIVRSGKALYVGISNYGAARTREAAAILKQLGTPFLVHQPRYNMLDRWVEDGLLDALDETGLGSVVFSPLQQGLLTDKYLNGIPKDSRAANSMYLSEDRITEDLINTVKQLNTLAKERGQSLAQMAISWLLKDHRVTSVLVGVSKVEQLQNNIDALSNLEFSDDELSKIEVLLKKNS
- a CDS encoding TonB-dependent receptor, producing MRNIIGVFLFTLITIQASAQTAQLQGLVQNSAAQPLEGATIDVGRTNLGTTTDFNGNFLLDQIPAGNYRITISYIGFKTKYLNLTLANGETKKLGVLTLQENQEQLAAVSINGIKHNKFNREMSMSVSKMPLANIENPQVYTSITSALLKEQVITNFDDALKNAPGIDKLWESTGRGSDGAGYFSLRGFATQPNLVNSLPALTNGSPDPANIEHIDVIKGPSGTLYGSSLVSYGGLINITTKKPFFGFGGTLSYTAGSYGLNRVTADVNTLLSQDKNIALRVNTAYHTQNSYQDAGFKKSFFFAPSLAYRVNDRLSFSLNTEFYNGKSTNQTMLFLDRAAPLSVHTIEELGYDINRSYTGNDLYIQTPTYSLQAQMNYKLDDNWTSQTAFSSSSSKSDGYYSYLYEGTQYTTLDEGISLSRYISKQNSETNATDLQQNFIGDFKIGSVRNRLVVGLDYYKNTITNNSSPYVANGMIYIGDNLQEFNEEVLGNTDPANFTDDSGILTQAGTNALLENSAINPSKSEQEIFSAYASDVINILPELSAMLSLRVDRFSNNNHAQTALSPKFGLVYQPILDKVSIFANYMNGFSNTAPVEELAAGITTLRTLDPEQANQFEVGTKFNLYKNRISATLSYYDIQVKDKTLRVDVDANNYFFTQNGTQESKGFEASLIANPIDGLNLIAGYSYNDSKLVEGAADFKGLRPESAGPENLMNLWASYQLTAGKLEGLGFGFGGNYASENKIFNRNLGGTFTLPEYTILNSSIFYGTSDYRISLKLDNITNKSYYKGWSTISPQNKRSLLANFTYNF